The Polaribacter tangerinus genome has a segment encoding these proteins:
- a CDS encoding efflux RND transporter periplasmic adaptor subunit, which translates to MNKRKIVFISIAFVAIIYTIYSYFSPSNDGKIYLTTKVTKGNFINEVVTSGEAQSTSLKKINGPENLRKFRLREIKIQDLVPEGTIVKKGDYVGRLDPSDVNEQIIDARLNLEGAEAKYTQQQLDTTLSLKQERNALKDLSFNMEETKLELKQSTYEPPATIKKLENNLEKLVRDFNEKKENYKIKKRQANAKMVEVGTRVSKIRKELENLLDLLKSFTIYSNGNGMITYIREWNGAKKKVGSSISPWDPSIASLPDLTKMESKTYANEVDIRKIKKGLPVKVGFDAFPDVELNGVVTDVANVGENKRGSDIKVFQVLIKLTESDTNIRPGMTTSNRILTFEKKDVLSIPLEAVFSKDSITYVYTKAGFSINKKEVKIGNANNDAVIIEKGLTENDIVYLNKPEGLEKEKIITLN; encoded by the coding sequence ATGAATAAAAGAAAAATTGTTTTCATTTCTATAGCATTTGTAGCTATTATTTATACTATTTATAGCTACTTCTCTCCTTCTAATGATGGCAAAATTTATTTGACTACAAAAGTTACTAAAGGGAATTTTATAAATGAAGTAGTAACTTCTGGAGAAGCACAATCTACAAGTTTAAAAAAAATTAATGGACCAGAAAATCTGAGAAAATTTAGACTTAGAGAAATTAAAATTCAAGATTTAGTTCCAGAAGGAACTATTGTAAAAAAAGGAGATTATGTTGGTCGGTTAGATCCATCAGATGTGAACGAACAAATTATAGATGCTCGACTAAATTTAGAAGGAGCTGAAGCTAAATACACGCAGCAACAACTAGATACCACACTTTCTCTAAAGCAAGAAAGAAATGCTCTTAAAGATTTAAGTTTTAATATGGAAGAAACTAAGTTAGAGCTAAAACAATCTACCTATGAACCGCCTGCCACTATTAAAAAATTAGAAAATAATTTAGAAAAATTAGTACGAGATTTTAATGAAAAGAAAGAAAATTATAAAATAAAAAAAAGACAAGCCAATGCTAAAATGGTTGAAGTAGGTACAAGGGTTTCTAAAATTAGAAAAGAACTAGAAAATTTACTAGACCTATTAAAGTCTTTTACAATTTATTCTAATGGAAATGGAATGATTACATACATTAGAGAATGGAATGGAGCGAAGAAAAAAGTAGGATCTTCCATAAGTCCTTGGGACCCTTCTATAGCAAGTTTACCCGATTTAACCAAAATGGAATCTAAAACCTATGCGAATGAGGTAGATATCCGAAAAATAAAAAAAGGGCTGCCTGTTAAAGTGGGCTTTGATGCTTTCCCTGATGTTGAACTAAACGGAGTTGTTACCGATGTTGCTAATGTTGGAGAAAATAAAAGAGGCTCAGATATAAAAGTTTTTCAGGTACTGATTAAACTTACAGAATCGGATACGAATATAAGACCAGGAATGACAACGTCTAACAGAATTTTAACATTCGAAAAGAAAGATGTTTTAAGTATTCCTTTAGAGGCTGTTTTCTCTAAAGATTCCATTACCTATGTGTACACTAAAGCGGGCTTTTCTATCAATAAAAAAGAGGTTAAAATTGGCAATGCAAACAACGATGCTGTCATTATAGAAAAAGGCTTAACTGAAAATGATATTGTCTACTTAAATAAGCCCGAAGGTTTAGAAAAAGAAAAAATAATAACCTTAAATTGA
- a CDS encoding NADP-dependent isocitrate dehydrogenase: MSKIAKIVYTKTDEAPALATRSFLPIVKAFTKTSNIAIEVKDISLAARILANFSSYLNENQQVENALEILGNLAKQPEANIIKLPNISASVPQLKEAISELQEKGFKLPNYPDEVKTEEDKKVLDLYNKVKGSAVNPVLREGNSDRRAPKAIKNYARKNPHSMGVWSANSKTHVATMSNGDFAHNEKSITTQNATSVSIVHISKNGEKTILKENLNLLAGEIIDATVMNKKALISFLEEQYEDALDNNTLFSLHMKATMMKVSDPIIFGHAVRVFFSDLFKKHGKTFQKIGVDVNNGLGNLLNKLNELPKEKRDEIRKDIRYALDHGPELAMVNSDKGITNLHVPSDVIIDASMPAMIRTSGKMWNADGKLQDTKAIIPDSSYAGIYEATINFCKKHGAFDPTTMGTVPNVGLMAQKAEEYGSHDKTFEIKTAGKVVVLNTDGKKLISHDVEEGDIWRMCQTKDLPIQDWVKLAVTRAKASNTPAVFWLDKNRAHDAEIIKKVKTYLPNHDTTGLDIRILSPIKATQFTLERIVKGLDTISVSGNVLRDYLTDLFPILEVGTSAKMLSIVPLMNGGGLFETGAGGSAPKHVQQFLEENHLRWDSLGEFLALAVSLEHLGTSNNNEKALILAEALDDATDTFLDNDKSPSRKVGELDNRGSHFYLALYWAENLAKQNKDEALKATFTKVAKALKENETKIVAELNEIQGTTTNIGGYYLPTEELANKAMRPNTTLNNILATI; this comes from the coding sequence ATGAGTAAAATAGCTAAAATAGTATATACTAAAACAGACGAAGCGCCGGCATTGGCAACACGGTCTTTTTTACCAATTGTAAAAGCTTTCACAAAAACATCAAATATAGCAATAGAAGTTAAAGATATTTCTTTAGCTGCCAGAATTTTAGCAAACTTCTCTAGCTATTTAAATGAAAATCAGCAAGTAGAAAATGCCCTAGAAATTCTTGGAAATTTGGCAAAACAACCAGAAGCTAACATTATAAAATTGCCAAATATAAGTGCTTCTGTTCCTCAACTTAAAGAAGCAATTTCAGAATTACAAGAAAAAGGTTTTAAGCTCCCAAATTATCCTGATGAAGTTAAAACAGAGGAAGATAAAAAGGTACTTGATCTTTATAACAAAGTAAAAGGATCTGCTGTAAACCCTGTTTTAAGAGAGGGTAACTCCGACAGAAGAGCTCCGAAAGCTATTAAAAATTACGCTAGAAAAAATCCTCATTCTATGGGAGTTTGGTCTGCAAACTCAAAAACACATGTTGCTACAATGAGTAACGGAGACTTCGCACACAACGAAAAATCTATAACTACACAAAATGCAACTTCTGTAAGTATTGTTCATATTTCGAAAAATGGAGAAAAAACAATTTTAAAAGAAAATTTAAACTTGTTAGCAGGTGAAATTATTGATGCAACTGTTATGAATAAAAAAGCTTTAATTAGCTTTTTGGAAGAACAGTATGAAGATGCTTTAGACAACAATACCTTGTTTTCGTTACACATGAAAGCAACTATGATGAAAGTTAGTGACCCAATTATTTTTGGTCATGCGGTACGAGTATTTTTTAGCGATTTATTTAAAAAACACGGTAAAACTTTTCAGAAAATTGGGGTAGATGTAAATAATGGCCTTGGAAATCTTTTGAATAAATTAAACGAATTACCAAAAGAAAAAAGAGATGAAATTAGAAAAGATATTAGATACGCATTAGATCATGGGCCAGAACTAGCTATGGTAAACTCAGATAAAGGGATTACCAACTTGCATGTACCATCGGATGTAATTATTGATGCTTCTATGCCTGCAATGATTAGAACATCTGGTAAAATGTGGAATGCAGACGGAAAATTACAAGATACCAAAGCAATTATACCTGATAGTTCATATGCTGGTATATACGAAGCAACTATAAACTTTTGTAAAAAACATGGTGCTTTTGACCCAACAACAATGGGAACTGTTCCGAATGTTGGTTTAATGGCTCAAAAAGCAGAAGAATATGGCTCGCATGATAAAACTTTTGAAATTAAAACTGCTGGTAAAGTAGTTGTATTGAATACCGATGGTAAAAAATTAATTTCTCATGATGTAGAAGAAGGGGATATTTGGAGAATGTGCCAAACTAAAGATTTGCCAATTCAAGATTGGGTAAAATTGGCAGTTACCAGAGCAAAAGCATCCAATACACCTGCAGTTTTTTGGTTAGACAAAAATAGAGCACATGATGCAGAAATTATTAAAAAAGTAAAAACATACTTACCAAATCATGACACTACAGGTTTAGATATCCGAATTTTATCACCTATAAAAGCTACACAATTTACCTTAGAAAGAATTGTAAAAGGTTTAGATACCATATCGGTTTCCGGAAACGTATTGAGAGATTACTTAACAGATCTTTTTCCTATTCTAGAAGTAGGAACTTCTGCCAAAATGCTTTCTATCGTTCCTTTAATGAATGGTGGTGGATTGTTTGAAACTGGTGCTGGTGGCTCTGCTCCTAAACATGTACAACAATTTTTAGAAGAAAACCATTTACGTTGGGATTCTCTCGGTGAATTTTTAGCCTTAGCCGTTTCTTTAGAACATTTAGGTACAAGTAATAATAATGAAAAGGCACTAATTTTAGCTGAAGCTTTAGATGATGCTACCGATACCTTTTTAGACAATGACAAGTCTCCTTCTAGAAAAGTTGGCGAATTAGATAACAGAGGTAGTCATTTTTATTTAGCTTTATATTGGGCAGAAAACTTAGCCAAACAAAATAAAGATGAGGCGTTAAAAGCTACATTTACAAAAGTTGCAAAAGCCTTAAAAGAAAACGAAACTAAGATTGTTGCAGAGTTAAATGAAATTCAAGGTACAACTACAAATATTGGAGGTTACTACCTACCAACAGAAGAGTTAGCCAATAAGGCGATGAGACCAAATACTACATTGAATAACATTTTAGCAACTATTTAA